The sequence below is a genomic window from Solirubrobacterales bacterium.
CAGTAGCTGCCGGAAGGATCCGGCGAGTTCGGCGAAGCGGGCCACGTTGGGCACATCCGCGAACGGCCCGAAGGCCCGTTCCCACGGGCTGAAGCGGATCCGGCCGAGCCCGCGGGCCGGACCCTGTTTGAACAGGAAGGCGTCGTCACCCGGTTCGAGGGTGCGGGGCGGGGCAGCCAGGTCCGGATCCGGGTTGAACAGGTAGGAGGCCATGAACTTGAGCACCAGCGCCATGTTCACGTGAACGGTCCCCTCCAGCTTCGGCAGGGCCCGGATGTCGCGGGCCGCCATCTCGAACCACATGTCACGTTCGAATCCCTTGGCCGCGATCACATCCCAGAGCAGGTCGACCACCCGTTCGCCCTCGGTGGTGACCTTCATCTTGGTCAGCGGGTTGAACAGCAGGTAGCGGCGGTCCTCGAGCGAAGCGGTGCGGAAGTAGTCGATCGAGCGGTAGGCGAACAGTTTCATCGCCGCCAGTCGGGCGAACGCGTCGGTGAAGGCCTGGCTCACATGCGGGAAGTCGGTGACCTTCATCCCGTAGAGCACCCGGGAGTCGGCGTGGGTGATCGCCTCGTGGAAGGCGTGTTCGCAGATCCCGATCGAGGCGAATCCGAGGTTGAACTTGCCGATGTTGACCGTGTTCAGGGCGGCATCGAACGCCTCCGGGCCACGATGGAGCAGATCCTCCGGACCGACCGGATACCGGTCCAGGTTGAACTGGGAGACGTAGCTCTGGGAGTTGACCACGTTGCGGACCAGGTCGTAGTTTTCGTGCTGCGAATCGGCGGCGAAGAAGGCGTACCCGTCCGGTCCCTCGATCCCGTCCACCCGGCCGAAGACGGAGACCATGCGGGCCTCGTTGCCGTTGCCGATGTAGTACTTCCCGCCGGACGCGGTGAACCGGTCCGCGATCCCATCCGGATCCGGGGTCAGCACCATGTCGGTCGAGTAGATGTCGGCCCCGTGCTCCCGCTCGGAAAGACCGAAGGCGAAGATCGAACCGCTGTCCAGATACTCGGCCGCCCGGCGGCGGGCAGCCTCGTTCTCGGACTGGTAGATCGGGCCGAGGCCGAGGATCGAGACCTGCCAGGTGTACCAGTAGGCCAGTCCGTAGAACGCGGAAATCTCATTGAAGGCGCAGATCCGCTGGGTGTCCCAACGCCTGGACGGATCGCCCCCGCCGTCGCGAGCCGGGGTGAGGAAACTGGCAAAGATCCCCTCGTCGGCCTGCATCTTCAGGAAGTCCCGGTACCAGCGGTTCTCCCGGTCATCTTCCTTGAGCTCCTTCAGTCCGCGATTCTCGAACCACTCGATCATCGCCTTCAGTCGGGCCTGATCGTCCGGTTCGAGGTGCGCTGCCGACCAGCTGTGCGGATTCAGGATCAACCCGTCGCCGGGGGTACCGGGGACGATCGGGGCGGAAGGGACGGCCTGACCTGCGCTGGATTCCATGGCTGCCAGCATATTCCCG
It includes:
- a CDS encoding acyl-CoA dehydrogenase; this encodes MESSAGQAVPSAPIVPGTPGDGLILNPHSWSAAHLEPDDQARLKAMIEWFENRGLKELKEDDRENRWYRDFLKMQADEGIFASFLTPARDGGGDPSRRWDTQRICAFNEISAFYGLAYWYTWQVSILGLGPIYQSENEAARRRAAEYLDSGSIFAFGLSEREHGADIYSTDMVLTPDPDGIADRFTASGGKYYIGNGNEARMVSVFGRVDGIEGPDGYAFFAADSQHENYDLVRNVVNSQSYVSQFNLDRYPVGPEDLLHRGPEAFDAALNTVNIGKFNLGFASIGICEHAFHEAITHADSRVLYGMKVTDFPHVSQAFTDAFARLAAMKLFAYRSIDYFRTASLEDRRYLLFNPLTKMKVTTEGERVVDLLWDVIAAKGFERDMWFEMAARDIRALPKLEGTVHVNMALVLKFMASYLFNPDPDLAAPPRTLEPGDDAFLFKQGPARGLGRIRFSPWERAFGPFADVPNVARFAELAGSFRQLLVDAAPDGEQQKDLDYLLTLGELFTLIPYGQLICEQAELIGLPRDTLDQIFDVLIRDFSAYAAELHGKPSATEAQQQWARAAITRPAVDHDRFNSVWAKTRALAGSYEMRP